The Silvanigrella paludirubra genome includes a window with the following:
- a CDS encoding helicase-related protein: MTRMTKKKEVSESKVDKTTKAKPSGIRSKKATTKSDVAAPKSKKAETSKATKQDKVIKKQAPKKVKEVPVKKEKAVKQEVVKPAAKKKTLSSAKIVKETEILPQNTLFPDIEIETIKHEPVVKIEATVKSEEKKTMSYTLPYKEEPKLKVLQAESSPAPSYVVPDESENTKKRVRFENIIANDFIIEAIKKAGFSEPNETLQKALSASLRGSDVLLIKPKQVEGFLIGTVTAASKILSESLPKGAAHSPSVLFISPTQSKADELYKASHSIFQSLGISISKLDEDELKETELGQPIDVLVSTPKSLNKAIQNKSIKSKNVGLYFAFEAQSFSNEESITDLELTLAELPQERTQKIISANENSPYVREFSFKFLEDPEYITTLPSQIKERQPKQFAHALQATQKFQVLLGHLKTHKPNCAAIFANTKPVAEWIAFKLHGNGVKVELITSQISSQKRIALIKSIKSGDVNVIVTTDAISKSLGIRELSCIYNFDLPDSPSTFMNRICRIEGAKNPIAVSFICEDYGFNIKAIENTLGFKIHIANPDKNYFNMKDISEYPLESSGKVKRIGVSYEEEEVTAVADDITPISKPETITQEPIQKVTKKYEIETPVQKDNVSTAAFTAKLYPRPESETKEEITAKEGSKSQTASFNQKPFEQRKASYQQGHKHQQDGGTTNRQTTDKFNRRDERAKDAIDAARHAAKTANDKRKDRSTQKISTPPKRPGLFDIMVSLVQDAVQSAAVAAKDSVATNIQENLPTLSNVLDRFKILKKPSKLQDEHKKN; this comes from the coding sequence ATGACGCGCATGACCAAAAAAAAAGAAGTTTCAGAATCCAAAGTAGACAAAACGACTAAGGCAAAGCCTTCTGGAATTAGGTCTAAAAAAGCTACGACGAAATCGGATGTTGCTGCACCAAAATCAAAGAAGGCAGAAACCTCCAAAGCGACTAAACAGGATAAAGTTATAAAAAAACAGGCACCTAAAAAGGTAAAAGAAGTTCCTGTTAAAAAGGAAAAAGCGGTTAAACAAGAAGTTGTTAAACCAGCAGCTAAGAAAAAAACGTTATCAAGTGCTAAAATAGTTAAAGAAACTGAAATCTTGCCTCAAAATACATTATTTCCAGATATTGAAATTGAGACAATAAAACATGAGCCTGTTGTAAAAATAGAAGCCACAGTGAAGTCGGAAGAAAAAAAGACCATGTCTTATACTCTTCCTTATAAAGAAGAACCTAAGCTTAAAGTTTTACAAGCGGAATCATCTCCAGCACCTAGTTACGTTGTACCTGATGAGTCTGAAAACACAAAAAAAAGAGTACGTTTTGAAAACATAATAGCAAATGACTTTATCATTGAAGCTATTAAAAAAGCTGGGTTTTCTGAACCTAACGAAACACTTCAAAAAGCATTGTCTGCATCTCTTAGGGGATCCGATGTTTTGCTTATCAAGCCCAAACAGGTGGAAGGGTTTTTAATTGGAACAGTAACAGCTGCTTCTAAAATTTTATCTGAAAGTTTGCCTAAAGGTGCGGCCCATTCTCCATCTGTTCTTTTTATCAGCCCCACTCAATCCAAGGCAGATGAGTTATATAAAGCAAGCCACTCTATTTTCCAGAGTTTAGGAATATCTATTTCAAAACTAGACGAAGATGAACTTAAAGAAACAGAACTTGGACAACCCATAGACGTTTTAGTTTCCACTCCTAAGAGTCTGAATAAAGCGATTCAAAATAAATCTATTAAGTCTAAAAATGTAGGCTTATATTTTGCTTTTGAAGCCCAAAGTTTTTCAAATGAAGAATCCATTACAGATTTAGAATTAACTCTTGCAGAGCTTCCTCAAGAAAGAACACAAAAAATTATTTCTGCAAATGAAAATTCTCCCTATGTAAGAGAGTTTTCATTTAAATTTCTTGAAGATCCAGAATACATTACTACTTTACCAAGCCAAATTAAAGAAAGACAACCAAAACAGTTTGCACATGCATTACAAGCAACACAAAAATTTCAAGTTTTACTTGGACACCTTAAAACTCACAAACCTAATTGTGCTGCTATATTTGCAAATACAAAACCAGTTGCTGAATGGATTGCTTTTAAACTTCATGGGAATGGAGTAAAAGTAGAACTGATTACATCACAAATTAGTTCTCAAAAAAGAATTGCATTGATAAAATCTATTAAATCAGGCGATGTAAATGTAATTGTAACAACAGATGCTATATCAAAATCTCTCGGCATTCGTGAATTAAGTTGTATTTATAATTTTGATTTACCAGACTCCCCTAGCACATTTATGAACCGTATTTGTCGAATAGAAGGGGCAAAAAATCCTATTGCTGTTTCTTTTATTTGTGAAGACTATGGTTTTAATATTAAAGCAATTGAAAATACTTTGGGCTTTAAAATTCATATTGCAAATCCTGATAAAAATTATTTTAATATGAAAGATATTTCAGAATATCCTTTAGAGTCTAGCGGAAAAGTAAAGAGAATTGGTGTTTCTTACGAAGAGGAAGAAGTAACAGCTGTAGCAGATGATATAACTCCTATATCTAAACCTGAAACAATTACTCAAGAACCAATTCAAAAAGTTACTAAAAAATACGAAATTGAAACTCCTGTTCAAAAAGACAATGTTTCAACAGCTGCCTTTACAGCTAAACTTTATCCACGCCCAGAAAGCGAAACAAAAGAAGAAATCACTGCAAAAGAGGGCTCCAAATCTCAGACAGCAAGTTTCAATCAAAAGCCTTTCGAGCAGCGTAAAGCTTCGTACCAACAAGGTCACAAACACCAACAAGATGGTGGCACAACAAATCGCCAAACAACTGATAAATTCAATAGAAGGGATGAAAGAGCAAAAGATGCGATTGATGCTGCTCGCCATGCTGCCAAAACAGCTAACGATAAGCGCAAAGATCGCTCTACTCAAAAAATTTCTACCCCACCAAAACGTCCTGGACTATTCGATATCATGGTGTCTTTAGTTCAAGATGCTGTTCAGTCTGCTGCCGTTGCAGCCAAGGATTCTGTGGCAACAAATATTCAAGAAAACTTGCCAACACTATCCAATGTTCTTGATCGTTTCAAAATTTTAAAAAAACCATCAAAACTGCAAGACGAACATAAAAAAAACTAA
- a CDS encoding NirD/YgiW/YdeI family stress tolerance protein → MKTINKFFSVLLVSFSSSTANAGFVDDTIQDKAISIKEAMSMPNDSFVILEGYILSKLTNSSDKYLFTDKKSKENICLKIDEFDDGKKIMPDKPFDKNQKIRIRGEIDKSYLDIGKCNRFKIDVKEPIELL, encoded by the coding sequence ATGAAGACTATAAATAAATTTTTCTCTGTATTATTAGTATCATTCTCTAGCTCAACTGCAAATGCAGGATTTGTAGATGATACGATTCAAGATAAAGCGATCAGTATTAAAGAAGCAATGTCAATGCCCAATGATTCTTTCGTTATTTTAGAAGGCTATATTCTATCTAAATTAACTAATTCATCAGATAAATATTTATTTACTGATAAAAAATCAAAAGAAAATATTTGTTTAAAAATAGATGAATTTGATGATGGAAAAAAAATCATGCCTGATAAACCATTTGACAAAAATCAAAAAATTCGAATTCGTGGAGAAATAGATAAAAGTTATTTAGATATTGGAAAATGCAATAGATTTAAGATTGATGTAAAGGAACCTATAGAACTTCTTTAA